CTAAGGCCCATCTGATTCTGGACTTTTGTTTTAGGTCTTCAATATGCAAACATTCAATCTTCATGATCTCTTGATAAGCATTTTGATGGCTCATCCTTTGTTCATCATTGATTAGATCTTTTTCATCTTGGATATCTATAGAATTGATTTTATTTGTAAACTCAGTCACATTCTTTCGGTTCCTCTCAATTATTCCTTTCCTCCAATATTTGATATATTCCATCAAGTTCTTTAGTTTTCCAGCCACAAGAGAGAGGGAAAGATACGTAAACAACAGTCAGGATCATGGCAAGAAGTCCACCCTCTTTTTAATACAACTTCAAAGTCAGGCTCTTTCAACCATAAATTAAAAAACCGAAAAAGATGTGGTCCAAAGTCGAGGTAATTAGAGGATAGGATAATAGCACAATGATCCGAATGTACCGTGGGTAGGGCGAGGACATTTAGTTGTGGCTAGGTATCAATTACATTTGTAGAGACTAGATACATATCAAGTTTGCTATGCTTCTCACCTGAAGGCTCATGTAAGTAAATCTGCAACCAcccattttaatttctatcagaCCCAAGGAATGGATGAATTTATTGAAATTAAATGCAATGCTTGGGCAGAAGACCGAGCCCATACTTTCTTTTGGGACACGAACTGCATTGAAGTCCCCAAAAACAAACCAATAACAATCCATGTCCGAATTAATAAGATCAAAGAGGTTGTTCCAAAGGATCTTTTTCTAATTTGGGTCATTCGGAGCATATACATTAATAAAACAACATTCTTTCTTTAGCCTGATCTACTTACCATAGCTAAAAATCCAACACCTGTAATTGTTTCATATGCTTCAAAAAGGGAAGGATCCTATAGGGAAGCAATTCCACCTGATGACCCCAAAGGGTCAACAACTTGAGCAtggtgcggtttggtgcggttttCAGCTAAAACCGAACCAAAAACCGCAACTTCggttttttgaaatttagaaacCGCACCATTCAGTTTTATGAGGTTTGGtttttgcagttttttttttttttgcctttttACTAAAACTTAAGTAACTCAACGAGTTACTTTGACTCAGATGAAGAGTGTTAATCATTTATTGGAGATAAACCGACATCATCACCTTTTGGTTTGAAATCAAATTACATAACCACTCTTCCAACATGTTCTAATGCCTGAATATAATATGAATTTAATATATTGTTTGTTTCACAAGTACATACGATAATATCAattaatgtattcataaaaatgatactaTATCACTAGTACtctttatatttaaatattaaaaaaatgtcataaacattatttgttattATAAATACCACTGAATGTATgtttaaaaatatacaatcatcctctaatagataagatatatatttatatttatagaaattttaattgtCATAAGTTTTTGGTTCTTACGAATAtcaacatttaatatatatatatatatatatatatatatatatatatatatatatatatatatatatatagggttaggttattttgttttcattatctattgtgtgcatgtatgactgattctggaccaatcattttagttattttaagaaaataattaatgcatattacatgttgaagatataataggtattaattccatcttcagcatttaatatgcattaattagtttcttaaaataactaaaatgattggtccagaatcagtcatacatgcacacaatagatagtgaaaacatttgaacctaattatatatatatatatatatatatatatatatatatatatatatatatatatatatatatatatatatatatatgcggtgcggttcggttttcTTGCggtttttgcaagactagaaaccgcaccgcatcgagtattttcggtttttgcaaaactcaaaaccgcaccatcggttttcatttcggtttcggtttatacggttttttcggtttttttgGTTTGCGGTTTGGTTTTTGcttacccctatatatatatatatatatatatatatatatatatatatatatatatatatatatatatatatatatatatatatatatatatatatatatatatatatatatatatatatatatataaacatcctTTTACCTCAGTCGATTTAGTTTCCTATAATCCAACAaaaaaatgaatgattttggATACGGGCTTCCTTTAACCAACTCCTTTTGATTTCACACCCAATCCTACGAATGTTAGTTGGATAGTATATTCATTATTCCAAAATTGTTACTCCCCGTTTGCTAATCATTTTCTTGAGCTGCTCTGCTCTGTTGCTGACTTGGAATCCCACTTTCATACCAACCTCGACTGTTTTAGCAACTTCCATAACTGTAGATATGAAATTCGATTCCATGGAAACATAATTTGCATTAATAAGAATTAACGATTTTGAAATTTATTGGAAACCGTTAGTATACACTTTTATTCTCAATGTGTTATTTATGGTATACGTATTATGGTATAAAGTTTGTTTTTGTTCCAAGATTTTGCTCCATCACCCGGTTCGATTTTACATTTTAACAAAACGCTTTACCTTTATACCAATATAGGAAATGCTAATAATTCTTCtacttatttattattattattattattattattattattattattattattattattattattatttcattcCTTTTGGTGGTGTTATGGTCTTTGATATATTGCTTAATGTGAAACACAAAATTATTAAATAAGACCATTGTTTAATTATATTGTTATAAGTTATAacataaaaaaatgaaagtaggatggtctattataaacataattaaaagtacaatgttatttcTTTTGTGTTAGCTTTTTATGTTTTGAACCATATTCATTTCATTTCATCTTTACCTTTACACCCCGCTCCCGAGTTGaagcaaagaaaagaagagaagagaaaaaaaagtaaggagagaaaagaagagaaaagaaaggaaaacaaATTTGTCTTTTGTGCtcccgagttggagagaaatAGAAGAAAAGTTAAACATTTTattctttcttttcaaatcctcccaaatcggaagaAAAGTTAGGAGGGAAAATGGTCATTCCATTTCCTTCCACTTCCTTCCTTAAATGAAACTCAGAAGCATCAATCTCTATTGCTTTCCTCTCATTTCCGctcatttcctttcttttctctccttaagttgaactcgggaacgCGGTGTTAGAGTAACATGATTTTAAACCAAATACTTGCTTTTGTGATTGTGAATTTATacatttatatgttaatatggGCGAAAAATTGCAAGTTCTACCATGGCATTTTCGTTGGTGACATGTATTGCATGGAAGCTGGTCAGAGTATCGGGCAGCCCAAAGATCATCCAAAAGAAAATCATACGATAAACTCAGATTTCAAAAGATGGATTGTAGTAATTAAAGTTCAGTTTACCCTTTAAGATCATTTGAAGATTGGTGCATTATTTTTCATGTTAAAATTTATGAAtaattacaataataataatattaattggCGTTTAGTACCCGGTGTACTTTTGAAGGAGATAGGGTCAAAACAATCATTCTTAATAAAGTATTTCGCATGGACTTGATTACTGTAAACAAATCACATAGACCAAAATTATAATTTACTAATTTTGTTGTTAAAGAATTTGTGAATATGAATGACACTAATTCCAACTCAACGAGATTTCGATGGGATGAATAAATGTAACTTGGGCAATGTACTGTATTTTTTACCATAAGATTATTAGAAAAATGCAAAGTGCGTTGCTATTTTTGGTAAGATATTAATAGTGGGTGAAACTTAAACTTCAAAAGGACATTTTATCACAAAAGTTGTTTAAACTTCCGCGGCAACAAATCATCTTTTGACATATTTTTGAAACAATAGTTCGATAATTCAGtggaaaaataattttttatttgtcttgttcttatttaaCATATTTTCAATACAATACAATACATATTTTGAGGCTTGTGGAACCTCATGTCTTCTCTTTTGCTTCCCATATCATATGTACAACGACAATACAATTTCACACATATTATTTGGTATAAAGGAACAATAACAAGtaataaaataaaaccaaaaatatatttaatatgatatactaaggcattggttttggtttattgtAATAGTTTTATCAGTACAGTGGTTTTACAAGTACTCAttcgaaaaaacaaaaaaaaagtacgTAATTGTTTTAAGGCTAATATGATATCTTTTAATGTGAAAGTAATAATCGAAATGTGCGGCGCATGGATACCTTATGTGAATCTATGTATGAAGAAGTATCCAAGTATCATGCTTTGGGGTTGCTTTCATAGATTCAATGTCTTTTATGAAGAATCTATGATAGATTTTTGGTCCATTTTTGTAGTGATTCATGGGTGTTATGTTTTTTATAAACTGTATATTTTACGTATCAAAGAAACTGATACCAAAAAAACCTGGCCAAAAACCATTCTTATGTCAATAATAGCTTTTAAAAGACAGTTTCAATAATATCAAATCTCAAAAGTACCACAGCATCTTTATGTTCGTACTCCGTACATTAAATATAAAAAGATTGATGCTATTATAGTTACGATACTTTGAAAAAAAATCTTAATATTCAATAATCATAACATATTCGAGATACAATCCAAATAACTAAATTGTTGGACAAAAGGAATCAAAGAAACAACTCAAACTATCATACTAATCAAAACTAAGAATTCAAAATCGTAATGCATGACAAAAACATAAAAAGTAACCATTGTTAACCAGAACTATGGGTGATGCATGCAAAGCCATAAACCTACTACAGAAACAATGAAAGACATCACTGAGATAGAAACCGTAGATTCTGGACCGGAATCTGAAGAATTACCGGAGCCTGGGAGCTGGGACGACGGCGGCGCGGGATAGATGGGATAGTTAGGGCTATGAGGTGGAGTGACTACTGGTGGTGGATAAGGGTAGTTACGACTCTCCACGTTCACCGTCATCTTCTGCCCTTTAATACAACGATTTGCTTTACCACTAATGAAGTAAAACTTACCCACTTTATCAAGATTGATAACTGTATTCCCATCGTTGAAGACAGAGATTGGTTGCCTTGAATCACAGCGCATAAACGCAGATTCTGTTGTCAAAACCACCGAATCATTCTTGTATTGAAACCCTATTCAGAAGAAAACAGGagcagttatatatatatatatatatatatatatatatatatatatatatatatcatgcttCGTTGATCTGATAATTTGAAAAGGAATAAAAGAGAAAGAAACATACGAAGTGTATCTCCGACGTAAAAATGCCTTCTTAAGGCCCAGATATCGTAGAGTTGTGTTTCGCGCATGGCCGGGACTCGCCAGCCGACGTTCTCTCCGACTAAGAATTGCCTACCGGCGACGGCGGCGATGGTGCATGTTAGGAAAAAGAAAGccagagcagtggaggaagaagACATTTTCTTGTGTTTGAAGGCTTACAGAAACTTTGAAT
The genomic region above belongs to Lactuca sativa cultivar Salinas chromosome 4, Lsat_Salinas_v11, whole genome shotgun sequence and contains:
- the LOC128133555 gene encoding stellacyanin-like, with amino-acid sequence MSSSSTALAFFFLTCTIAAVAGRQFLVGENVGWRVPAMRETQLYDIWALRRHFYVGDTLRFQYKNDSVVLTTESAFMRCDSRQPISVFNDGNTVINLDKVGKFYFISGKANRCIKGQKMTVNVESRNYPYPPPVVTPPHSPNYPIYPAPPSSQLPGSGNSSDSGPESTVSISVMSFIVSVVGLWLCMHHP